In Pyrus communis chromosome 1, drPyrComm1.1, whole genome shotgun sequence, the following are encoded in one genomic region:
- the LOC137715289 gene encoding uncharacterized protein: protein MGRQESKEPCKKEACNIQACLSKNNFLPQKCWKVIEQLQACCEKCTYNSTHCASVSGLLKQKPK, encoded by the exons atggggcgGCAAGAAAGCAAAGAGCCGTGCAAGAAAGAAGCCTGCAACATTCAAGCATGCCTCTCCAAGAACAACTTCCTTCCTCAAAA GTGCTGGAAAGTCATTGAACAGCTGCAGGCGTGCTGCGAGAAATGCACTTACAACTCAACACACTGTGCTTCAGTCTCTGGTCTTTTGAAGCAAAAGCCCAAGTAA